One stretch of Pseudomonadota bacterium DNA includes these proteins:
- a CDS encoding 8-oxoguanine deaminase: MRLWIKNPLAVLADDAGGGLVIEDSRIVELVPTGKEPAEPVDEVFDASRHAIIPGLINTHHHFFQTLSRAHPAARDKELFPWLQALYPIWGNLNRDMFRLAAKLAYRELLLSGCTTAMDHNYMVFPGMEDAVDIEVQEAQELGIRATVTRGSLSISVKDGGVSPDHIVQDADTILADSERVLNQYHDASDGAMIQIALAPCAPFNVSREIMQESVVLGEKHDCALHTHLAETTDEEEYCKEVFGYRPIDWLEECNWLQPRVWLAHGIHFTDDDCKKLGHHGVGVCHCPTSNAVLASGFCKTLELEAAGSPVGLGVDGSASNDSSNLMEEVRHALMVNRLGYDRADTVTHRDVLRWATKGSARCLCRDDIGEIAEGKQADLAMFMLDELRFSGSHDPIAALVHCGANRADRVMVAGQWRVIDGAIPGFDEAALIREHSAAAQAFSPS, from the coding sequence ATGCGACTGTGGATCAAAAACCCCCTGGCCGTCCTTGCCGATGATGCTGGCGGGGGCCTCGTGATCGAGGATAGCCGGATCGTGGAACTTGTGCCCACAGGCAAGGAGCCGGCGGAACCTGTCGATGAGGTGTTCGATGCCTCGCGCCACGCGATCATTCCCGGACTGATCAATACCCACCACCATTTCTTTCAGACCCTAAGCCGCGCGCATCCTGCGGCGCGTGACAAGGAGCTGTTCCCCTGGCTTCAGGCGCTCTACCCCATCTGGGGAAACTTGAACCGCGACATGTTCCGCCTCGCGGCGAAGCTTGCCTACCGGGAGCTTCTGCTTTCGGGCTGCACGACGGCGATGGACCACAATTACATGGTCTTCCCCGGAATGGAGGATGCAGTTGATATCGAAGTGCAGGAAGCGCAGGAGCTTGGCATTCGTGCGACTGTGACGCGTGGATCGTTGTCGATCAGTGTGAAGGATGGGGGCGTTTCGCCCGATCACATCGTTCAGGATGCTGATACGATCCTTGCCGACAGCGAGCGTGTGCTCAACCAGTATCATGACGCCTCGGACGGCGCGATGATCCAGATCGCATTGGCCCCTTGCGCACCGTTCAATGTCTCCCGTGAGATCATGCAGGAAAGCGTGGTTCTGGGCGAAAAACATGATTGCGCGCTGCACACCCACCTCGCCGAGACGACGGACGAGGAAGAGTACTGCAAAGAGGTTTTCGGCTATCGCCCCATCGATTGGCTGGAGGAATGCAACTGGCTGCAGCCGCGTGTTTGGCTGGCGCACGGCATCCATTTCACCGATGATGACTGCAAGAAGCTTGGCCATCACGGCGTTGGCGTCTGCCACTGCCCAACTTCGAATGCGGTGCTCGCATCGGGCTTCTGCAAGACGCTAGAACTGGAAGCAGCGGGCAGCCCTGTAGGCCTTGGTGTCGATGGCTCCGCGTCCAACGATTCGTCCAATCTCATGGAAGAGGTCCGCCACGCCTTGATGGTCAACCGGCTTGGCTATGACCGGGCTGACACCGTGACCCACCGCGACGTTCTGCGCTGGGCGACCAAAGGTTCCGCGCGGTGCTTGTGCCGCGACGATATCGGCGAAATCGCTGAAGGAAAGCAGGCCGATCTCGCCATGTTTATGCTCGACGAGCTGCGTTTTTCCGGTAGCCATGATCCCATCGCCGCGCTGGTCCATTGCGGCGCCAACCGGGCGGACCGGGTGATGGTGGCAGGGCAATGGCGGGTGATCGATGGTGCCATCCCAGGCTTTGATGAGGCGGCGTTGATCCGCGAGCATTCAGCGGCGGCCCAGGCTTTTTCGCCAAGCTGA
- a CDS encoding BMP family ABC transporter substrate-binding protein: protein MSLKSLSRRTLLKSGAAGLAAAALPTPFIGSAQAADITLGAVYVGPRDDFGWNQAHAVAMEILKGVDSVTVIEEENVPETDAVAQSMESMINLDGANLILGTSFGYFNPFMVDLATKYPDVQFRHAAPLWNADEHPENLGSYFCYLNQAHYVNGVAAGLSTTSNRIGFVAAKPIPTVLSNINSVLLGARSVNPEAQVQVIFTGEWSLPVREAEASNALIDAGCDVLTCHVDGPKVVIETAEARGVKSCGHNASQAALAPNGFITGAEYKWETIYSMFANMLGNGETLPNVVVGGYHNDMLRNTAYGAGATPEAIAAADAAIAALIAEEPIYVGPLNDNEGNLVIDGTKDNYDPELDGMGFLLEGVIGSTT from the coding sequence ATGTCCCTTAAGTCCCTTTCCCGCCGTACGCTGCTCAAATCGGGTGCAGCCGGCCTTGCTGCGGCCGCGCTGCCTACACCTTTTATTGGGTCGGCTCAGGCCGCCGACATCACGCTCGGTGCCGTCTATGTTGGCCCGCGCGATGATTTCGGCTGGAACCAGGCCCACGCGGTCGCGATGGAAATTCTCAAGGGCGTCGATAGCGTTACAGTGATCGAGGAAGAGAATGTTCCGGAGACAGACGCCGTCGCGCAGTCGATGGAGTCGATGATCAACCTCGATGGCGCCAACCTTATCCTGGGGACCTCGTTCGGCTACTTCAATCCTTTCATGGTCGACCTCGCGACCAAGTACCCCGATGTTCAGTTCCGTCATGCCGCACCGCTTTGGAACGCCGATGAGCACCCCGAGAATCTGGGCAGCTATTTCTGCTACCTCAACCAGGCTCACTATGTGAATGGCGTCGCTGCGGGCCTGTCGACCACCTCGAACCGCATCGGCTTTGTCGCCGCCAAGCCCATCCCCACCGTCTTGTCCAACATCAATTCCGTGCTGTTGGGTGCGCGGTCGGTCAACCCGGAGGCGCAGGTGCAGGTGATCTTCACCGGTGAATGGTCACTGCCGGTGCGCGAAGCGGAAGCCTCCAACGCCCTGATCGATGCGGGCTGCGACGTGCTGACCTGTCATGTGGACGGCCCGAAGGTTGTCATCGAGACCGCCGAAGCGCGCGGCGTCAAAAGCTGCGGCCACAACGCCTCGCAAGCGGCGCTTGCGCCGAACGGCTTCATCACCGGTGCGGAGTACAAGTGGGAGACCATCTACTCCATGTTCGCCAACATGCTCGGCAATGGCGAAACGCTGCCGAATGTCGTCGTTGGCGGCTACCACAACGACATGCTGCGCAACACCGCCTATGGCGCTGGCGCAACGCCGGAGGCGATCGCGGCGGCAGATGCCGCTATCGCGGCGCTGATAGCCGAAGAGCCGATCTATGTTGGGCCGCTCAACGATAATGAGGGCAATCTTGTCATCGATGGAACCAAGGACAATTACGATCCTGAGCTCGACGGTATGGGCTTCCTCCTCGAAGGCGTCATTGGTTCAACGACTTAG
- a CDS encoding ABC transporter permease, with protein MADADTVSAPASAPFVGERVRSVAQAWLIPAGALVASGLIFSLFLLVLGKSPAEYFSLVWKGGFGTAFSIQNTLQRAAPLILTGLAFAIPARIGLVMIGAEGALVIGAFAAAALAIPLVTAEAPPVLTMLAMVLVAMAAGGAWNAIAGYLRHARGVNETISTLLLTYIAIAIMNFFVEGALRDPGSQNKPSTLPIGQDYMVGDIPGTSVHWGLIAGIVLAIGLQILMSRTTFGFAARITGGNPRAALAQGLPVGKLIVMCSLIAGACAGLAGYYEVAAIHGQANASLVAGYGFTGILVAFLARQNPIMVIPVAILFGAIEASGGLIQRRMDMPDATALVLQGIIFVVLLASDTLYDRFAIFRAKATGDRT; from the coding sequence ATGGCTGATGCCGACACCGTTTCCGCGCCCGCCTCCGCACCCTTTGTGGGTGAGCGCGTGCGCTCGGTCGCACAGGCCTGGCTCATCCCCGCAGGCGCTCTGGTTGCATCGGGTCTGATCTTCTCCCTGTTTCTCTTGGTGCTCGGCAAAAGCCCGGCTGAGTATTTCTCGCTCGTCTGGAAGGGCGGCTTCGGGACGGCCTTTTCCATCCAGAATACCTTGCAGCGCGCGGCGCCGCTCATCCTGACCGGCCTCGCTTTCGCCATCCCCGCCCGTATCGGACTGGTGATGATCGGCGCGGAGGGCGCGCTTGTGATCGGTGCTTTCGCGGCGGCGGCGCTCGCCATTCCGCTGGTGACGGCTGAAGCGCCGCCTGTTCTCACCATGCTCGCGATGGTGTTGGTTGCGATGGCGGCGGGCGGCGCCTGGAACGCGATCGCCGGGTATCTGCGCCACGCGCGCGGGGTCAACGAGACCATCTCGACGCTGCTTCTGACCTACATCGCAATCGCGATCATGAACTTCTTCGTCGAGGGCGCCTTGCGCGACCCCGGTTCGCAGAACAAACCGTCCACCTTGCCAATCGGGCAGGATTACATGGTCGGCGATATTCCCGGCACCTCGGTCCATTGGGGCCTGATCGCGGGGATCGTCCTGGCGATCGGTCTGCAAATTCTGATGTCGCGCACGACGTTCGGTTTCGCGGCACGCATCACCGGCGGCAACCCGCGTGCTGCGCTCGCTCAAGGCCTGCCGGTGGGCAAGCTGATCGTGATGTGTTCGCTGATCGCGGGCGCATGCGCCGGGCTTGCGGGCTATTATGAAGTCGCCGCCATCCATGGGCAGGCGAACGCCTCGCTCGTCGCGGGCTATGGCTTCACCGGCATTCTGGTGGCGTTCCTTGCGCGCCAGAATCCGATCATGGTGATCCCCGTCGCCATTCTTTTCGGCGCGATTGAAGCTTCCGGTGGGCTGATCCAGCGGCGCATGGACATGCCCGACGCAACGGCCCTTGTCCTGCAGGGTATCATCTTTGTGGTGCTGCTCGCCAGCGACACGCTTTACGACCGATTCGCGATCTTCCGTGCCAAAGCGACAGGAGATCGGACATGA
- a CDS encoding ABC transporter permease produces the protein MSGDELTTILIAMLGGAIRVSTPFMFVALGETITEKSGRINLGLEGNLVLGAMVAYAISFHTGSPWLGVLAAGFSGVFLGLMHGTICSLKRVNDIAVGIAMMSFGIGLAFFFGKPYIQPSAPRLENIPMGGWASNSALEQALQINPLFLIGIALAVFLWWAFANTRVGLVLRMTGDSEPSARAMGINPIRVRILATAAGGFLAGVGGAFLSLSYPGSWNEGLSSGQGLMAVALVIFARWNPLRCILAALLFGAAGAIGPALQSVGISQGYYFFNAAPYILTLFIMIATTGGKSAREAPGELSIAK, from the coding sequence ATGAGCGGCGACGAGCTGACCACCATTCTGATCGCCATGCTGGGTGGCGCGATCCGTGTGTCGACGCCCTTTATGTTTGTGGCGCTTGGCGAGACGATCACCGAGAAGTCGGGCCGCATCAATCTGGGCCTTGAGGGCAACCTAGTGCTTGGCGCGATGGTCGCCTACGCCATTTCCTTCCACACCGGTTCGCCATGGCTGGGCGTCCTCGCGGCAGGCTTCTCCGGCGTCTTTCTTGGCCTGATGCACGGCACGATCTGTTCGCTCAAACGGGTCAATGACATCGCTGTTGGCATCGCCATGATGAGCTTCGGGATCGGCTTGGCGTTTTTCTTCGGCAAACCCTACATCCAGCCGTCCGCGCCACGCCTTGAGAACATCCCGATGGGCGGATGGGCGTCGAACTCCGCGTTGGAACAAGCCTTGCAGATCAACCCGCTTTTCCTGATCGGCATCGCGCTCGCGGTCTTCCTGTGGTGGGCCTTCGCCAACACGCGTGTCGGGCTCGTGTTGCGCATGACCGGCGACAGCGAACCGTCTGCGCGGGCCATGGGCATCAATCCGATCCGCGTGCGTATTCTGGCGACGGCGGCAGGCGGCTTCCTCGCCGGGGTCGGCGGCGCGTTCCTGTCGCTATCTTATCCCGGTTCATGGAACGAAGGTCTGTCCTCGGGGCAGGGGCTGATGGCCGTCGCCCTCGTCATTTTCGCCCGCTGGAACCCGCTGCGCTGCATTCTCGCCGCGCTTCTGTTTGGCGCTGCCGGCGCCATTGGACCGGCGTTGCAGTCGGTCGGCATCTCGCAGGGCTACTATTTCTTCAATGCCGCCCCTTACATCCTGACACTTTTCATCATGATCGCCACAACAGGCGGCAAGTCGGCGCGCGAAGCGCCCGGCGAGCTGTCTATTGCCAAGTAA